In one window of Bemisia tabaci chromosome 6, PGI_BMITA_v3 DNA:
- the mRpL37 gene encoding large ribosomal subunit protein mL37: MKLSEIRHAQHTLRWFQRHWRVQGRRTPTRTYDFKVLARHNIPVENALDVIKEPHSKQWTDADFAPYGTLGKVLPLDENHPLYHEEPLYTFKDHNVLVEGVEQAKLLTKTVEVKAGLPAEIENRIGKTPSHPDQHTFVERLILSSVAFDLKQDKLPRLIDPKRPAYVFARRYGVGDKRKNLLMFNRLLQLTENIFGGEIMNNRHVVRDAAISVPIKADGLNIQFEITAEMLLMAESALPKLVDVPRGLDLPNLFPLKPHISLEESNHYEMTDKFPLKPSAGKLFIHTAFLHFNADTEVKNLYDEPVTDSQFLSRSLVKSFAIAAAQARYIYGNDVEDLPEPIVIQSIHTDSVNFHFNVFQLNTLNINSEHDVRNVWWSDPMIKLYSQGDFVDSIPVLDDYNPEVFEKFLAFYSNGTTQQ; the protein is encoded by the exons ATGAAATTATCAGAGATCAGACATGCACAGCATACTTTACGTTGGTTTCAACGCCACTGGCGTGTTCAAGGACGACGAACCCCAACAAGAACTTATGACTTCAAAGTCTTAGCAAGGCATAATATTCCTGTAGAAAATGCACTAGATGTTATCAAAGAACCACATAGCAAGCAATGGACAGACGCAGA TTTTGCCCCCTATGGAACGCTTGGAAAGGTGCTCCCCTTAGATGAAAACCACCCTCTTTACCATGAAGAGCCCCTGTATACATTCAAGGATCACAACGTACTGGTAGAAGGTGTTGAGCAGGCTAAATTACTTACCAAGACAGTTGAAGTGAAGGCAGGTTTGCCAGCAGAGATTGAGAACCGAATAGGAAAGACGCCTTCGCATCCAGACCAGCATACATTTGTCGAACG GTTGATTTTATCTTCCGTTGCATTTGATTTGAAGCAAGATAAATTACCAAGGCTGATTGATCCTAAGCGACCTGCTTACGTTTTTGCTCGTAGATATGGAGTTGGGGACAAGCGTAAAAA tctCTTGATGTTCAATCGTCTCCTACAATTGACCGAAAATATTTTCGGTGGAGAAATTATGAATAACAGGCATGTCGTCCGTGATGCTGCGATCTCTGTTCCGATCAAAGCGGATGGCTTAAATATCCAATTTGAGATCACGGCTGAGATGTTATTGATGGCGGAATCTGCACTACCCAAGCTTGTTGATGTGCCAAGAGGTCTTGACTTACCTAACTTGTTTCCATTAAAGCCTCACATTTCACTTGAAGAATCTAATCACTACGAAATGACAGACAAATTCC CATTGAAGCCCTCCGCTGGTAAACTGTTCATTCATACAGCCTTCCTGCATTTTAACGCTGACACAGAGGTGAAAAATCTGTATGATGAACCTGTCACTGATTCACAATTCTTGAGCAGGTCGCTGGTCAAGTCGTTTGCAATAGCAGCTGCCCAAGCTCGATATATTTATGGG AATGATGTGGAAGATCTACCAGAGCCGATTGTTATTCAATCCATCCATACagactcggtcaattttcacttCAATGTTTTCCAATTGAATACTTTGAATATCAACAGTGAGCATGATGTACGGAACGTCTGGTGGTCTGATCCTATGATTAAATTATACTCTCAGGGTGACTTCGTAGATTCGATTCCTGTCCTGGATGACTACAACccagaagtttttgaaaaattcctcgcTTTTTATTCTAACGGTACGACTCAACAGTGA
- the LIMK1 gene encoding LIM domain kinase 1, producing the protein MMASVDSDKCSDKCSSEHSICGGCLNTIDKDEYIQALNQDWHTDCFRCSACDIPLSNWYFEKDGLLFCKDDYWSKYGEACQNCNQIITGPVMVAGEHKFHPECFRCTICSNFIGDGESYALVERSKLYCGVCYKRQLQPLSLTYSNSTPFSRKPHSIRLVEIPPTPESTRGIKLSAESAPRHETSQCQGLRISEFLWNIVEKILELAVILIKAAFKLCCVVSRYRLDVSNDLISLHIGDRILEVNGTPVKDQTIENVENLIRYSDTVLQLTIEHDPDSVSRRRARFPLSSLSPAPIRDVSTRLFKKNTDEGYLSGSTRSSRQLRRGRCNESKERSSSTSRLEGSSPNSKESCDLSRTRSFRVETTAKTQRIFRASDLVKGKLLGQGFFGQVYQVTHRDTGEVMVLKQLYRVDEEAQKNFLKEVAVLRSLSHNNVLRFIGVLYKDKKLHLVTEFIPGGTLKDLIHDLNEPLPWEQRINFAKDIASGMTYLHSMNIIHRDLNSHNCLVREDKTVVVADFGLARIIYSGSSNSPNNSARTTNMAARRYGNKSNVTQRSTIRRCERKKRYTVVGNPYWMAPEMMKGSKYDEKVDIFSFGIVLCEIIGRVQADPDYLPRSSDFGLNQAVFKEKFCSNCPETFYSIAFLCCDLNPDKRPPFEVMEVWLESLAMHFSINAPLPFELENDILNYSGRSNSSSESTTPELLTPEVRHSAIIPPLQPIKEKRVSCSSDVSDIVSGAEDSVSSIQDSVLESTVEASAPIKSSSS; encoded by the exons ATGATGGCCTCCGTAGACTCGG ACAAGTGTTCAGATAAATGCAGCTCTGAGCATTCCATCTGCGGAGGTTGTTTGAATACTATTGACAAAGATGAATACATTCAAGCCCTTAATCAAGACTGGCATACTGACTGCTTCAG GTGTTCAGCTTGTGACATTCCACTTTCTAATTGGTATTTTGAGAAAGATGGGTTGCTGTTCTGTAAAGATGACTATTGGTCCAAGTATGGAGAAGCTTGCCAGAACTGCAATCaa ATAATCACTGGCCCAGTGATGGTAGCTGGAGAGCATAAATTCCATCCAGAATGTTTTCGATGTACAATCTGCAGCAACTTCATTGGAGATGGCGAGTCTTATGCTCTGGTTGAACGATCAAAACTCTACTG TGGAGTGTGCTACAAGCGGCAGTTGCAACCTCTCAGTCTAACTTACTCCAACTCAACTCCATTTTCTCGAAAACCGCATTCAATTAGACTCGTTGAAATTCCACCAACTCCTGAATCAACGAGAGGTATCAAATTGTCTGCTGAAAGTGCACCAAGGCATGAAACATCACAATGCCAAGGACTCCGAATATCTGA GTTCTTGTGGAATATCGTGGAAAAAATTTTAGAACTGGCTGTGATCCTAATAAAAGCTGCATTTAAACTCTGCTGTGTTGTTTCTCGATATAG GCTGGACGTTAGCAATGATCTGATTTCATTACACATAGGAGACCGGATTTTAGAAGTCAATGGCACACCTGTGAAAGATCAAActattgaaaatgttgaaaatttgatACGATATTCGGATACTGTTCTGCAG TTGACAATTGAACATGACCCAGACTCTGTCAGTCGAAGAAGGGCCAGGTTTCCTCTGTCGTCCCTGTCGCCAGCACCCATAAGAGATGTAAGCACGCGTCTGTTCAAAAAAAATACGGACGAAGGCTATTTAAGCGGATCAACCCGGAGTTCTAGGCAACTCAGGCGTGGCCGTTGTAATGAATCTAAAGAGAGGTCATCCTCTACCTCTAGATTGGAAGG GTCATCCCCAAATTCTAAAGAAAGCTGTGATTTATCGAGAACTCGATCATTCCGTGTAGAAACCACCGCTAAAACCCAAAGAATATTTCGAGCCTCGGATTTAGTCAAAGGGAAGCTCCTTGGACAAg GATTTTTTGGTCAAGTCTATCAAGTAACTCACCGAGATACAGGCGAAGTTATGGTTCTGAAACAATTGTACCGTGTTGATGAAGAGGCGCAGAAAAACTTTTTGAAAGAG gttGCAGTTCTTCGTAGTTTAAGTCATAACAACGTACTTAGGTTTATTGGTGTTCTGTACAAAGACAAAAAGCTTCATCTTGTGACGGAGTTCATTCCAGGCGGAACCCTCAAAGATCTCATCCACGACCTGAATGAACCTCTGCCGTGGGAGCAGCGTATTAATTTTGCCAAGGACATTGCTTCGGGCATGACGTACTTACATTCCATGAATATTATCCACCGAGACTTGAACTCTCACAACTGTCTTGTAAGAGAG GATAAGACTGTCGTAGTTGCGGACTTTGGACTTGCAAGGATAATTTACTCTGGTAGTTCAAATTCGCCGAACAACTCAGCAAGAACCACCAATATGGCCGCTCGTCGCTATGGAAACAAAAGCAATGTCACCCAGAGGAGCACGATCAGGCGTTGTGAACGCAAAAAACGTTATACTGTTGTTGGAAATCCCTACTGGATGGCACCAGAAATGATGAAAGGAAGCAAATACGACGAAAAAGTCGACATCTTCTCGTTTGGTATTGTACTCTGTGAG ATTATTGGGCGAGTCCAAGCGGATCCAGATTATTTACCACGCTCGtctgattttggtctcaaccaAGCTGTATTCAAAGAGAAATTCTGCTCTAACTGTCCGGAGACATTCTACTCGATAGCATTCCTTTGTTGTGATCTAAATCCTGATAAAAG gcCTCCATTCGAAGTTATGGAAGTGTGGTTGGAAAGTTTAGCCATGCACTTCTCGATCAATGCACCTCTTCCATTTGAACTTGAAAATGATATTCTCAACTATTCAG